One Rutidosis leptorrhynchoides isolate AG116_Rl617_1_P2 unplaced genomic scaffold, CSIRO_AGI_Rlap_v1 contig572, whole genome shotgun sequence genomic region harbors:
- the LOC139884579 gene encoding heavy metal-associated isoprenylated plant protein 3, producing MGKQKNEGGDGAMGGGGGGGGKAGEQKDGRVAVVLKIDLHCRGCEAKIEKFLKKFPGVEKTKVDGGAMKVTVEGHVDPAKLREKMQEKTKKKVELVSPLPKRDKGQSSDEKKKADEEKKKPKEPPVTTVVLKFSCLHCEGCIQKIRKIITKTKGVLNVDFNRDKDTATVRGAMDAKALAENLREQMKRAVEIVPPKKDKDGGEAKDKEGGGGGKNRNVGGTEGQRMEYQGPYGYGYGGGVYWEPMHLHAPQLFSDENPNACSVM from the exons ATGGGCAAG CAGAAGAATGAAGGTGGCGACGGGGCGatgggaggaggaggaggaggaggaggtaaGGCCGGCGAGCAGAAGGACGGGCGGGTGGCGGTCGTCTTGAAGATCGACCTGCATTGCCGAGGTTGCGAAGCCAAAATCGAGAAATTCCTCAAGAAATTCCCAG GTGTGGAGAAGACGAAGGTGGATGGAGGGGCGATGAAAGTGACGGTGGAAGGACACGTGGATCCCGCGAAGCTGCGCGAGAAGATGCAAGAGAAAACGAAGAAGAAGGTGGAGCTGGTGTCTCCACTGCCCAAGAGAGACAAGGGTCAGTCCAGCGACGAGAAGAAGAAAGccgatgaggagaagaagaaaccCAAAGAG CCTCCGGTGACGACGGTGGTTCTGAAGTTCAGTTGCCTCCATTGCGAGGGGTGCATCCAGAAGATCCGCAAGATAATCACAAAAACAAAAG GAGTTCTGAACGTAGACTTCAACAGGGACAAGGACACGGCCACGGTGAGGGGGGCCATGGACGCCAAGGCGCTGGCGGAGAACTTGAGGGAGCAGATGAAGAGGGCGGTGGAAATCGTCCCGCCGAAGAAAGACAAGGATGGCGGCGAGGCCAAGGACAAGGAAGGTGGCGGCGGCGGGAAGAACAGGAACGTCGGCGGCA CGGAGGGCCAGCGGATGGAGTACCAGGGGCCATACGGGTACGGATACGGGGGCGGCGTGTATTGGGAGCCGATGCACTTGCACGCGCCGCAGCTGTTCAGTGATGAGAACCCGAATGCTTGCTCCGTCATGTGA
- the LOC139884580 gene encoding WAT1-related protein At5g40240-like, producing the protein MEGTARGSLPFVAMIMVVLALASNMVVMKIAMSDGISKYIMVFYCHVVSSLVLLPCPFIISRRSGSCPPLTFTVLGKIFLLALVGLVAQICAYAGIDYSSPVLGTAMMNLIPAFTFILAVISRMEKVNWKSSSSHAKLVGTIASIVGASVVTLYKGPPILRSPPPPPYVQPRHLLLILSRQSNWILGGFLLTADAFLLSLWYIIQTSILKDYPVVLNIMFYKMLFGTILAGLLSFITVREPRSWILKLDRGLIANLYSAVVVSIFSLTLCTWCLKRTGPVYVAMFKPFGIVFAVGLGFIFLGETLHLGSLIGAMVIAMGFYGVVWGKSKEEEERTTEGGSLASSSHKIPLLQNKASSV; encoded by the exons ATGGAGGGGACAGCGAGGGGTTCTCTGCCGTTTGTGGCGATGATTATGGTGGTTCTGGCTCTGGCAAGCAACATGGTGGTGATGAAAATAGCCATGTCCGATGGGATCAGCAAGTACATCATGGTCTTTTACTGTCACGTCGTCTCCTCTCTCGTCCTCCTTCCTTGTCCCTTCATCATCTCTCGCAG GTCGGGGTCGTGTCCTCCTCTCACTTTCACCGTGCTCGGCAAGATCTTCTTGCTCGCTCTGGTTGG ATTGGTAGCACAGATATGCGCGTATGCCGGCATCGATTACAGCTCCCCTGTGCTGGGCACGGCCATGATGAACCTCATCCCAGCTTTCACTTTCATTCTCGCCGTCATTTCAAG GATGGAGAAAGTGAATTGGAAAAGCTCAAGCAGCCACGCTAAGCTTGTCGGAACCATCGCATCAATCGTCGGTGCATCAGTAGTCACTCTCTACAAGGGTCCGCCGATCCTCCGCTCACCTCCCCCTCCTCCTTACGTTCAACCTCGTCACCTTCTTTTGATTCTCTCGCGACAGTCGAATTGGATTCTTGGCGGGTTTCTCCTCACGGCCGATGCTTTCTTATTATCATTATGGTATATTATACAG ACATCTATCCTCAAAGATTACCCCGTGGTGCTGAACATAATGTTTTACAAAATGCTCTTCGGGACAATTCTGGCCGGGCTATTGTCCTTCATTACAGTGAGAGAACCACGGTCATGGATTTTGAAACTCGACAGGGGCTTGATCGCTAATTTATACTCG GCTGTGGTTGTTAGCATCTTCAGCCTCACATTGTGCACATGGTGCTTAAAGAGAACTGGACCTGTTTATGTCGCCATGTTCAAGCCTTTTGGGATTGTATTCGCCGTAGGATTGGGGTTCATATTTCTAGGCGAAACATTACACCTTGGAAG CTTGATCGGAGCGATGGTGATTGCGATGGGATTCTACGGGGTAGTGTGGGGAAAGTCTAAAGAGGAGGAAGAGAGGACAACGGAGGGTGGAAGCTTGGCATCCTCCAGCCATAAGATTCCTTTGCTCCAAAACAAAGCTTCAAGCGTGTAG